One Thermoanaerobaculia bacterium genomic region harbors:
- a CDS encoding deoxynucleoside kinase has protein sequence MPEARLIAIDGPIGVGKTTLARKFAQALKAVAVLERTNDGLLKDFYGQNPGSDVAIQFEFLYSRMDQQKEIKAHLSRGRSVVTDYTFPKNLIFAGLNLREEIRDVYLKYYNLFSPNAAKPDLVIFLQGSLPSILKRIRRRGRPFEKKIRQNYLQSVIDEYGKHLFSDPPDRLLIINTDDINVADVRGDVDDLVRVALDTPPGVNYYHPPGSLRDPDGR, from the coding sequence ATGCCGGAAGCTCGTTTAATTGCCATTGACGGTCCCATCGGTGTAGGGAAAACCACGCTGGCCAGAAAATTTGCCCAGGCTCTGAAGGCCGTTGCCGTGCTTGAGCGGACCAACGACGGTCTGTTAAAAGATTTCTATGGGCAGAATCCCGGTTCCGATGTTGCCATTCAATTTGAATTTTTGTACAGTCGGATGGATCAGCAGAAGGAAATCAAAGCCCATCTTTCCCGGGGGAGATCCGTCGTAACCGATTACACGTTCCCGAAAAACCTGATCTTTGCAGGACTTAATCTCCGGGAGGAAATCAGGGATGTTTACCTGAAGTATTACAACCTTTTCTCCCCGAACGCAGCGAAACCGGATCTGGTCATCTTCCTGCAGGGTTCTCTCCCGTCCATTCTGAAGAGGATCCGCCGCAGAGGCAGACCCTTTGAAAAGAAGATCCGTCAAAATTACCTTCAGTCCGTAATCGACGAATATGGGAAGCATCTTTTTTCTGATCCCCCGGACCGGTTACTGATCATTAACACCGATGATATCAACGTTGCTGATGTGCGTGGCGACGTTGATGACCTGGTCAGGGTGGCCCTCGACACACCGCCTGGTGTAAACTATTACCATCCACCGGGATCCCTCCGGGACCCGGATGGACGCTGA
- the hrcA gene encoding heat-inducible transcriptional repressor HrcA has protein sequence MDNGETLSAREKIILRAVVSHYIASGEAVGSRTLSKLKDCPWSSATIRNILAELADQGFLFQPHRSAGRLPSDKGFRFYVEEILLRNPARSDTLIPAHLYMKDAEVDKVIQHTPRMLAKLTHHVGVVLAPHFGHIRLKSINFIHLGEDRILSVLVARSGNILNKVITCEECFTREELITFSNYLTVEYSGMTLWQVRSKLHALIRTARSGDGSLLQGALVISDRLLSLMNSSREEIHVEGIPDDPVAQRILKEVNVSNTSRTKLMSILNRCIEDDRTHIFIGSEDPFTEENTCSLIATSYGKEREGHGVIGVIGKKTMAYERIIPLVEETAEVLNTKLSSSKEELHDG, from the coding sequence ATGGATAACGGTGAAACCCTGTCCGCAAGGGAGAAAATTATTCTTCGAGCGGTCGTCAGTCATTATATTGCCAGCGGGGAAGCGGTCGGCTCACGAACGCTTTCAAAACTCAAGGATTGTCCCTGGAGCTCCGCGACAATTCGCAACATTCTGGCGGAACTTGCGGATCAGGGATTTCTCTTTCAGCCCCACCGATCGGCGGGGCGACTTCCTTCGGATAAGGGTTTTCGATTCTATGTGGAAGAAATCCTACTTCGCAACCCGGCCCGATCCGACACGTTGATCCCCGCTCACCTGTACATGAAGGACGCAGAGGTTGACAAAGTAATTCAACATACACCCCGGATGCTGGCCAAGCTGACTCACCACGTGGGCGTTGTTCTCGCGCCCCACTTTGGTCACATCCGCCTGAAAAGCATCAACTTCATCCATCTCGGGGAAGATCGAATCCTCTCGGTCCTGGTGGCTCGATCGGGAAATATCCTGAACAAAGTCATCACCTGTGAAGAATGTTTCACTCGCGAAGAGCTGATAACCTTTTCCAACTATCTCACGGTTGAATATTCCGGCATGACACTCTGGCAGGTTCGCTCAAAGTTACACGCCCTGATACGCACAGCCAGATCTGGCGACGGCAGTTTACTGCAGGGTGCTCTTGTAATTTCCGATCGTCTGCTTTCCCTCATGAACTCTTCCCGGGAAGAGATCCATGTTGAGGGAATTCCGGACGATCCAGTAGCTCAGAGAATTCTCAAGGAAGTCAACGTGTCCAACACTTCCAGAACCAAGCTCATGTCCATTCTGAATCGATGCATTGAAGATGATCGAACCCATATTTTTATCGGCTCTGAAGATCCGTTCACAGAAGAGAACACCTGTTCCCTGATTGCCACCTCCTATGGAAAAGAACGTGAAGGACACGGTGTCATCGGGGTAATCGGCAAAAAAACCATGGCCTACGAACGTATCATCCCCCTGGTCGAAGAGACTGCGGAGGTTTTAAACACAAAGCTCTCATCTTCAAAGGAGGAGCTCCATGACGGATGA
- a CDS encoding nucleotide exchange factor GrpE has product MTDDKHNNDEVTIIEDTGESLDDFSLEDEERKAESIDSPNDSSAELKAELDTMKDRYLRTLAELDNLKKRTARDREDQVRFALTSFYCEFLPIVDNFHRAVQSEGSDVAAFHEGVTLILKQIDNLLEKMGVREIITQPGDAFDPHVHEAVSSEPSGDVKEPSIGEVFQKGYLLNDRLLRPVLVRVLMPVPGQKGEANGESAGD; this is encoded by the coding sequence ATGACGGATGACAAGCACAACAACGACGAAGTGACCATCATCGAGGATACCGGGGAAAGCCTGGATGATTTCTCATTAGAAGACGAGGAAAGAAAGGCAGAGTCCATCGACTCTCCGAATGATTCCAGTGCGGAATTAAAGGCGGAGCTGGACACGATGAAGGATCGGTACCTGCGGACCCTTGCGGAATTGGACAACCTCAAGAAACGCACAGCGAGAGACCGGGAGGACCAGGTACGTTTCGCACTCACTTCATTTTACTGTGAATTTTTACCCATCGTCGACAATTTTCACCGGGCGGTTCAATCCGAGGGTTCCGATGTCGCGGCATTTCATGAAGGCGTGACGTTGATCCTCAAACAGATCGACAATCTTCTTGAAAAAATGGGCGTTCGGGAAATCATCACTCAGCCGGGAGATGCCTTTGATCCCCACGTTCATGAAGCTGTATCTTCAGAACCGTCGGGTGATGTAAAAGAACCATCCATCGGTGAGGTGTTTCAAAAGGGGTACCTGTTGAATGATCGTCTGCTGAGGCCCGTACTTGTAAGGGTCCTGATGCCCGTTCCGGGCCAGAAAGGGGAAGCCAATGGCGAAAGTGCTGGGGATTGA
- the glyA gene encoding serine hydroxymethyltransferase, with translation MHHHLKAADPEIFDVLMRETERQHAGLELIASENFVSEAVLEAMGSVLTNKYAEGYPKKRYYGGCVHVDVAEDLARDRLMTLMGAPHANVQPHSGTQANMAVYFAVMEPGDTLMSMRLDHGGHLSHGHPVSFTGRFYNVVHYAVDEKTEILDFDLIRRLAVEHKPKVIVCGYSAYPRTIDFGAFRAIADEVGAYLVADIAHVAGLVVTGNHPHPLPHAHFVTGTTHKTLRGPRGGFICAADEELGKTIDKAVFPGMQGGPLMHVIAAKAVAFHEDLQPEFKQYSKQVIANARKLAETLTDQGIRLVSGGTDNHLMLIDLRPQGLTGKEVEKFLGQAEITVNKNTIPYDPQKPFVTSGVRVGVPAVTTRGMGEKEMETIGKLLAEVIHSRGDESVLASVRNRVGELVAAFPLYRERREAR, from the coding sequence ATGCATCACCATCTCAAGGCCGCGGACCCGGAAATTTTTGATGTCCTGATGCGGGAAACGGAACGCCAGCATGCGGGACTTGAACTGATCGCATCTGAAAATTTTGTGTCTGAAGCGGTCCTGGAAGCCATGGGGTCCGTTCTGACAAATAAGTATGCGGAAGGCTATCCCAAAAAACGGTATTACGGTGGTTGTGTTCATGTCGATGTAGCCGAAGATCTGGCCCGGGACCGTCTCATGACGCTGATGGGGGCCCCCCACGCCAACGTTCAGCCCCACTCGGGCACACAGGCAAATATGGCGGTGTATTTTGCTGTCATGGAGCCCGGCGATACGCTGATGTCCATGAGGCTGGACCACGGCGGCCACCTTTCTCATGGACACCCGGTTTCTTTCACGGGAAGGTTCTATAACGTAGTGCACTATGCCGTGGACGAGAAGACGGAAATCCTGGATTTTGATCTGATCCGCCGTCTGGCCGTAGAGCATAAACCGAAAGTTATCGTATGTGGATACAGTGCTTATCCGAGGACGATAGATTTTGGTGCTTTTCGGGCTATCGCTGACGAAGTTGGGGCCTACCTGGTTGCAGACATTGCCCATGTTGCCGGCCTGGTGGTTACCGGCAATCACCCCCATCCCCTGCCTCATGCGCACTTCGTAACCGGTACGACGCATAAGACGCTCCGGGGACCGCGGGGCGGGTTTATATGTGCCGCGGATGAGGAGCTCGGAAAGACCATTGACAAAGCTGTCTTCCCCGGTATGCAGGGGGGGCCGCTGATGCATGTCATAGCCGCCAAAGCTGTAGCCTTCCATGAAGACCTTCAGCCTGAATTCAAGCAATATAGCAAGCAGGTTATTGCCAATGCACGGAAGCTGGCCGAAACCCTTACGGATCAGGGAATCCGTCTTGTCTCTGGCGGCACGGATAACCATCTCATGCTGATCGATCTTCGGCCTCAGGGGCTGACCGGAAAAGAAGTGGAAAAATTTCTGGGTCAGGCGGAAATCACAGTAAACAAGAATACGATTCCTTATGACCCGCAAAAGCCTTTTGTCACCTCCGGCGTTCGGGTGGGTGTACCCGCGGTGACGACGCGCGGCATGGGGGAGAAAGAAATGGAAACGATCGGAAAGCTACTGGCAGAGGTGATTCATTCCAGGGGGGATGAAAGTGTGCTGGCCTCTGTGAGGAATCGGGTCGGTGAGCTTGTCGCAGCCTTTCCTCTCTATCGGGAACGGCGCGAAGCCCGCTGA